From a single Parcubacteria group bacterium CG10_big_fil_rev_8_21_14_0_10_36_14 genomic region:
- the grpE gene encoding nucleotide exchange factor GrpE → MNGIPFVWLADALANDLRWLDDGVHRLTLAPPFSEKSISQLLRNVKSKIIMSKENKKTQPKNDELLEWKNLALRMKADYENREKEIAKEKSVLHGLVEENLICDFLPVLDNLNSALNAIEKDSAWKQGIEHIKKQFEDLLHQRGVEKMDLLGEEFNPALAEAVERVGDGNKIVKVLVDGYKKDERIIRPARVVVGERE, encoded by the coding sequence TTGAACGGCATCCCCTTTGTTTGGTTGGCGGACGCCCTTGCAAATGATCTTCGATGGCTTGACGATGGCGTTCATAGGTTGACATTGGCTCCTCCTTTTTCTGAAAAAAGCATATCACAATTATTAAGAAATGTCAAGAGTAAAATAATTATGTCAAAAGAAAATAAAAAAACACAACCAAAAAATGATGAATTATTAGAATGGAAGAACCTTGCTTTGCGGATGAAGGCTGATTATGAAAATAGAGAAAAGGAAATTGCAAAGGAAAAATCTGTTTTGCACGGATTAGTAGAAGAAAATTTGATTTGCGACTTTTTGCCTGTTTTGGATAATCTAAATTCTGCATTAAACGCCATTGAAAAAGATTCTGCGTGGAAGCAGGGGATAGAACATATCAAAAAGCAGTTTGAAGATTTATTGCACCAGCGTGGAGTGGAAAAAATGGATTTATTGGGAGAAGAATTTAATCCTGCGCTTGCAGAAGCAGTAGAACGTGTTGGAGATGGAAATAAAATAGTAAAAGTGCTTGTTGATGGATATAAGAAAGATGAGAGAATAATTAGACCGGCGAGAGTAGTTGTGGGAGAGAGAGAATAA